One Pseudoalteromonas undina genomic region harbors:
- a CDS encoding 1-(5-phosphoribosyl)-5-[(5-phosphoribosylamino)methylideneamino] imidazole-4-carboxamide isomerase: MIIPALDVLQNQIVRLYQGKYDTAQFYPFELGARLKEYADSGATKLHLVDLEGARDPSKKQWQHIQAATKALNVPYQVGGGIRSEQDVSDWLKAGANQVVIGSMAVEKREQVKAWIEQFGAEHFVIALDVNKTANGWAPATHGWLNESEFGLLELVDFYVALGVIDFLCTDISKDGTMTGPSFALYKDLINHNANIKVQASGGVSSLDDIKKLNELGVGGVILGKSLLDGAFSVEEALACYQNA; the protein is encoded by the coding sequence GTGATTATTCCAGCATTAGATGTATTACAAAATCAAATCGTACGTTTGTATCAAGGTAAATACGATACTGCACAGTTTTACCCCTTTGAGCTTGGTGCTCGCTTAAAAGAGTATGCCGACAGTGGTGCCACTAAATTACATTTAGTTGATTTAGAGGGCGCACGGGATCCAAGTAAAAAACAGTGGCAACATATTCAAGCAGCAACAAAAGCTCTCAATGTACCTTACCAAGTAGGTGGCGGTATTCGTTCAGAGCAAGACGTGAGCGATTGGCTAAAAGCAGGTGCAAACCAAGTGGTTATTGGCTCAATGGCGGTTGAAAAGCGTGAGCAAGTAAAAGCCTGGATTGAACAATTTGGCGCTGAGCACTTTGTAATTGCCCTTGATGTTAATAAAACTGCGAACGGATGGGCACCTGCTACTCACGGTTGGCTAAATGAATCTGAGTTTGGTTTACTTGAGCTTGTTGATTTTTACGTTGCTCTGGGTGTTATTGACTTTTTATGCACGGACATCAGTAAAGATGGCACCATGACAGGCCCTTCTTTTGCGCTTTATAAAGATTTAATTAATCATAATGCAAATATTAAAGTGCAAGCCTCAGGTGGGGTAAGCTCGTTAGATGATATTAAAAAGCTCAATGAACTTGGTGTGGGCGGCGTAATTTTAGGTAAGTCACTACTTGATGGAGCATTTAGTGTTGAGGAGGCGTTAGCATGTTATCAAAACGCATAA
- a CDS encoding efflux RND transporter periplasmic adaptor subunit — protein sequence MIKTPCFTQFNLISIMFLLLLAGCSESEVSTQKQNEPRAVKLITIGDESQSKTLTYPATIDTINSSKLAFQVSGKLETLNVIAAQNVKKGDVIAVLEQRNFINEVKSSKIQFETADNDYQRGLKLAKDGVISQRDIEQLKSKKEVAESQYDSAQKALSDSKIIAPYDAIVAEVPVKQLENISAGQHVVTLFGKGEMEAVVNIPASIVATVDSKQNNVASVILQDVSTPPIPATFRRANLEADSASQTYEVRFAFAVPNNLNILPGMNASLKLTREASSASTRLLVPTFAIFEQNGEHFVWTVDAQTMQASKTPVTIENGIGEQLIVTDGLSAGDVIVGAGANYVTEGMKVRPWTKA from the coding sequence ATGATCAAAACACCTTGTTTTACTCAATTTAATTTGATTAGTATCATGTTTCTACTTTTATTAGCCGGTTGCTCAGAAAGTGAAGTCAGCACGCAAAAACAAAACGAACCACGTGCGGTTAAACTAATAACCATAGGTGATGAGTCGCAATCAAAAACGCTCACCTACCCCGCCACTATCGACACTATAAATAGCTCAAAGCTTGCTTTTCAAGTTAGCGGAAAGCTAGAAACGCTTAACGTTATTGCCGCACAAAACGTAAAAAAAGGCGATGTAATAGCCGTATTGGAACAACGAAACTTTATTAATGAGGTTAAGTCGAGCAAAATTCAGTTTGAAACCGCCGACAATGATTACCAACGGGGTTTAAAGCTCGCTAAAGATGGGGTTATTTCACAACGAGATATAGAGCAACTAAAATCTAAAAAAGAAGTAGCAGAATCACAATATGACTCAGCGCAAAAAGCACTATCTGACAGTAAAATTATAGCGCCTTACGATGCCATTGTTGCTGAGGTGCCAGTAAAGCAGCTTGAAAACATAAGCGCGGGTCAACATGTTGTTACTTTATTTGGTAAAGGCGAAATGGAAGCGGTGGTAAATATTCCCGCTTCAATTGTGGCCACGGTTGACTCTAAGCAAAACAATGTAGCGTCAGTTATTTTACAAGATGTATCGACTCCCCCCATTCCAGCAACATTTAGACGTGCCAATTTAGAAGCTGACTCTGCGAGTCAAACTTATGAAGTGCGATTTGCATTTGCTGTACCAAATAACCTTAATATATTGCCAGGTATGAATGCCAGTTTAAAACTTACACGTGAAGCCAGCTCAGCATCCACTCGTTTATTAGTGCCAACCTTTGCTATTTTTGAACAAAATGGTGAACACTTTGTATGGACGGTTGACGCTCAAACTATGCAAGCTTCTAAAACTCCCGTTACTATTGAAAATGGCATTGGAGAACAACTCATTGTCACTGACGGTTTAAGTGCTGGCGATGTAATTGTTGGTGCAGGTGCAAACTATGTAACTGAGGGTATGAAAGTACGTCCTTGGACTAAAGCATAG
- a CDS encoding DUF1289 domain-containing protein — MRQTPSKQSTHLKTDCIGECYRMKGYCTGCGRTSDEIFDWIILTDEQKEAILASPREDAKKD, encoded by the coding sequence ATGCGCCAAACACCCAGTAAACAATCCACTCATTTAAAAACAGACTGTATCGGTGAATGTTATAGAATGAAGGGCTACTGTACTGGGTGCGGTCGCACCAGCGACGAAATATTCGACTGGATTATTTTAACTGACGAACAAAAAGAAGCAATATTGGCCTCCCCTCGTGAAGATGCCAAAAAAGACTAG
- a CDS encoding NADPH-dependent FMN reductase, with translation MKLLIFIGSVRKSTPPKPARLGERVAKACERCLVEHYSEHEIELIDPLDYDLDPVFKPHFAYTQAEVPKQLDDLAAKIKASDGFVMVSPEYNHSMSPALANLLNHFGSSLFGYKPSAIVTYSAGQWGGVRAAVGMRSFLSELGCLPVSAMIHVPKAQDVFIESGEANNAAEQTSWDSYFSRTFNQLMWWAEGASKQREALDPKQLSKDFKRDPSQRNAP, from the coding sequence ATGAAGTTATTAATTTTTATCGGTTCGGTTAGAAAAAGTACCCCACCTAAGCCTGCGCGTTTAGGGGAAAGGGTAGCGAAAGCATGTGAGCGTTGTTTGGTTGAGCATTACTCTGAGCATGAAATAGAACTTATTGATCCGCTCGATTATGATTTAGACCCTGTGTTTAAACCGCACTTTGCCTATACGCAGGCTGAGGTACCTAAACAACTTGATGATTTAGCAGCAAAAATTAAAGCCAGCGATGGCTTTGTTATGGTGAGCCCTGAATATAATCATTCTATGAGTCCGGCACTCGCTAATTTGCTAAACCATTTTGGTAGTTCTTTATTTGGCTATAAACCCAGCGCGATTGTGACCTATTCTGCAGGGCAGTGGGGCGGCGTGCGCGCTGCTGTTGGCATGCGCAGCTTTTTAAGTGAACTGGGCTGTTTGCCGGTATCAGCAATGATCCATGTACCAAAAGCACAGGATGTGTTTATTGAAAGTGGTGAAGCAAACAATGCGGCAGAGCAAACATCGTGGGATAGCTATTTTTCGCGCACCTTTAATCAATTAATGTGGTGGGCTGAGGGCGCAAGCAAACAACGTGAAGCGTTAGATCCTAAGCAATTAAGCAAAGATTTTAAACGTGACCCATCACAGCGTAATGCGCCTTAA
- a CDS encoding diguanylate cyclase domain-containing protein — protein MPIKRLLILFLSLAFSEAVIMLFLAAFVTKFTGVWLSVILDSSLIALVAIVTTLYLFRDNDFVTHQKLRTEFLIIKIAMIVFTVEAIIMFAFNFDALMLKQWQIMLIDGLILSSLSVSLIYLFVIKYAFSLNQSHNTQKNTTKLTSSLAYFCSAVLLYIALYMFYQSQLQTRINNVIQHEKNELKQAKKAFLQQLNHASRDLLILRNNHHFKDHDILSSVNRAQLEQDYANFISIKNFYTQIRILDLTGKELLRVHRDKHNVAIVSAEQLQDKSHRYYFKQAIKMNPSAIFISPLDLNFENGEIERPFKPMIRLASVLMGPKGTKIGLLIVNLEGAHLLSQLDNISKNSSGNIMLLNKDSYWLFGDTNKQWSFMFANRPQHRFKDQQPHIWQSMQTQANGIIENENNVYIYDHLTLLNDMLLPNNIANSLINRPEWTLINKVPLAKIESEFSSLKKLIIALYLGIMTLMIFVIYTFAIHTIKRRKYQAKVENYAYFDSLTGLYNRRIFLEQLDLEIIKATQLSCPLVLMYLDLDYFKPINDELGHGAGDEVLKEVAIRIKSCLRQQDIIARIGGDEFAAILPQLNDKKAIADIAERIITSINTPFTIFDQQCSLGISIGIATSASETQTSIKLKTQADQALYEAKNSGRNCYRFSK, from the coding sequence ATGCCAATAAAACGCTTACTGATCCTCTTTTTATCTTTAGCGTTTAGTGAAGCTGTTATTATGCTTTTTTTAGCCGCATTTGTTACCAAGTTTACCGGTGTTTGGCTTTCAGTAATATTAGATTCCAGCCTTATCGCGTTAGTAGCGATTGTCACTACCCTTTACTTATTTCGCGATAATGACTTTGTAACTCACCAAAAGCTCAGAACTGAGTTCCTTATTATAAAAATAGCTATGATTGTGTTCACTGTTGAAGCAATCATAATGTTTGCCTTTAATTTTGATGCTCTCATGTTAAAACAATGGCAAATCATGCTCATTGACGGCTTAATTTTAAGTAGCTTAAGTGTCTCGCTTATTTATTTATTCGTAATTAAATATGCTTTTTCATTAAACCAATCACATAACACACAAAAAAACACGACAAAACTGACTAGTTCATTGGCCTACTTTTGCTCTGCGGTATTGTTATATATCGCCTTATATATGTTTTACCAAAGCCAATTACAAACACGTATTAATAATGTTATACAACATGAAAAAAATGAATTAAAACAAGCAAAAAAAGCTTTTTTACAACAACTTAATCATGCCTCTCGTGACTTGCTGATTTTAAGAAACAATCATCATTTTAAAGATCATGACATTTTAAGTTCGGTCAATAGAGCTCAGCTAGAGCAAGACTATGCTAACTTTATTTCTATTAAAAACTTTTATACACAAATTCGAATTCTTGATCTAACAGGTAAGGAACTATTAAGGGTGCATAGAGACAAGCACAATGTTGCTATAGTCTCAGCAGAGCAGCTACAAGACAAAAGCCATCGTTACTATTTTAAACAGGCTATAAAAATGAACCCGTCAGCTATTTTTATTTCCCCATTAGATTTAAACTTTGAAAACGGTGAGATAGAACGCCCTTTTAAACCAATGATACGTTTAGCTTCTGTGCTAATGGGACCCAAAGGAACTAAAATAGGGCTACTTATCGTCAACCTTGAAGGAGCTCACTTACTTAGCCAATTAGACAATATCTCAAAAAATTCATCAGGCAATATTATGCTGCTTAATAAAGATAGCTATTGGTTATTTGGAGATACCAATAAGCAATGGTCATTTATGTTTGCTAACAGACCGCAACACCGTTTTAAAGATCAGCAGCCACACATATGGCAAAGCATGCAAACCCAAGCGAATGGAATTATTGAAAATGAAAACAATGTTTATATTTATGATCACTTAACTTTATTAAACGACATGTTGCTCCCAAATAATATCGCTAATAGCCTAATAAACAGACCCGAATGGACATTAATTAATAAAGTCCCGCTGGCTAAAATAGAGAGTGAGTTTAGTAGCTTAAAGAAACTTATTATCGCTCTTTATCTTGGTATTATGACGTTAATGATATTTGTTATTTATACTTTTGCCATCCACACAATTAAAAGAAGAAAATATCAAGCCAAAGTAGAAAACTATGCTTATTTTGACAGTTTAACAGGGCTTTATAACCGCCGTATTTTTTTAGAGCAGCTTGATTTAGAAATCATAAAAGCAACGCAGCTTTCCTGCCCTTTGGTACTTATGTACCTTGATTTAGATTACTTTAAACCCATCAATGATGAATTAGGCCATGGTGCAGGTGATGAAGTTCTTAAAGAGGTGGCGATTCGCATCAAAAGTTGTTTGCGACAACAAGATATTATTGCGCGCATTGGGGGAGATGAATTTGCAGCAATTCTTCCTCAGTTAAACGATAAAAAAGCAATAGCGGATATTGCAGAGCGAATTATCACAAGTATTAACACCCCCTTTACTATTTTTGATCAGCAATGCAGCTTAGGTATAAGCATTGGTATTGCAACCAGCGCGTCAGAAACTCAAACCAGCATTAAGCTTAAAACACAGGCAGACCAAGCCCTTTATGAAGCTAAAAACTCCGGCAGAAACTGTTATCGCTTTTCCAAATAA
- a CDS encoding catalase family peroxidase, with translation MSKKITLIAIITLFALTILYFTGAFNRDVVTAQRFVNLQQGDNAHEGFRRAHAKGICLAGSFESTGELAKYSQAKVFDLGATPFVGRFSIAGNNPTAPDLKAPVRSLAFSITTDDNQEWRVAMNTPPVMAVATPDAFFKQLQALSPDPVTKKRSPEKIKAFFAAHPESAAFNNWKASYTPTNSFATEQYHSINAFYLVDKNDEKHAVRWIAKPQLSDENIQPLNNDSPDALQLQLKDQVAQSSVKFDMLFSFATEEDDENNPTVLWPQSRKTINAGTLVISRLQAQEGGVCENMNFDPLVLPTGIEPSADPILRARGAAYAESFRRRAKEVLLNN, from the coding sequence ATGAGTAAAAAAATCACCTTAATTGCAATAATCACTTTATTTGCTTTAACGATTTTATATTTTACCGGCGCATTTAATCGTGACGTAGTAACTGCACAGCGTTTTGTTAATTTACAGCAAGGCGATAATGCCCATGAGGGGTTTCGTCGTGCACATGCAAAAGGTATTTGTTTAGCTGGCTCTTTTGAGTCAACGGGTGAACTTGCTAAGTATTCGCAAGCTAAGGTATTTGATTTAGGGGCCACCCCTTTTGTAGGTCGCTTTTCTATTGCGGGTAATAATCCAACTGCACCTGATTTAAAAGCACCTGTGCGTAGTTTAGCGTTTTCTATAACTACTGATGATAACCAAGAATGGCGGGTGGCAATGAATACGCCTCCGGTTATGGCTGTAGCTACGCCAGATGCGTTTTTTAAACAACTTCAAGCACTTTCACCCGATCCGGTGACTAAAAAGCGCAGCCCAGAAAAAATTAAAGCGTTTTTTGCAGCGCACCCTGAAAGTGCCGCTTTTAATAACTGGAAGGCAAGCTATACACCAACCAATAGCTTTGCCACTGAGCAGTATCACAGCATTAATGCGTTTTATTTAGTGGATAAAAATGATGAAAAGCACGCCGTACGTTGGATAGCTAAACCGCAATTAAGTGATGAAAACATCCAACCACTTAATAATGATTCACCAGATGCGTTGCAGCTACAACTTAAAGACCAAGTAGCTCAGTCTTCGGTTAAGTTCGATATGCTGTTTAGTTTTGCAACCGAAGAAGATGATGAAAACAACCCAACTGTTTTATGGCCACAATCGCGCAAAACCATCAACGCCGGTACGTTAGTAATATCACGCTTGCAAGCACAAGAGGGTGGGGTATGTGAAAACATGAACTTTGATCCGCTGGTATTACCAACAGGCATTGAGCCAAGTGCCGATCCTATTTTACGTGCCCGTGGCGCGGCCTATGCAGAGTCATTTCGTCGTCGTGCTAAAGAAGTACTTTTAAATAATTAA
- a CDS encoding efflux RND transporter permease subunit, translated as MDLAKWTINNKLISTILIILTLGFGFSSYKNMARFEDPEFIIRTAQVFVSYSGASPLEVAKEVTEPLERAIQELQEVDTISSTSSTGLSEIKVEIKSEFSPTKSELQVIWTKLRNKINDTRPTLPPGTGTPQVYDDFGDVYGLSYLITAEGYSPDELHAYAKDLQSDILQVEGVAKVAMTGVQQEGIFVEIAREELASLGVSINNIYGILDEQNAVLSAGNTQIGDQRIFIDPTGEINSVDTIKNLLVSASGEGKTIYLKDIANVYRGFQSPATKLVRYNSKPAISLGVASVLGANVVKVFDRVDDKVKQTENLRPLGITVHEFYHQGKVVQDSVDNFVVNVLVALVIVMVTLLLFMGLRSGIIIGAVLLLTIFATLATMDLSGIPMHRISLGALIIALGMMVDNAIVVTEGILVGTQKGRKKLDIASEVVKQTKWPLLGGTLVGIVAFAPIGLAPGDTAEFTGHLFWVILISLLYSWLFAITLTPLFCYCLFKEQDNDTSGSAKPNKLMALYQSVVVSALHHRWLSIAIVVATFSVSMWGFQFVKSGFFPASTTPQMVVDFWLPQGTDIEKTKRDMLKLEKFVKQQNGVEGIQTLIGGGGLRYMLIYGSESPNSSYGQILAKVDDYKKLDQLLPTVQNYIDDNFVDAQGKAWRFVMGPGGGSKIEATFKGPDPDVLRELAAQAKGILIDDGGALSIKDTWRQRISVIEPQYSAINAQRAGVTRKAVAEALQQNFSGQIVGQYREGEELIPIIVRAPQAERVDINDIGNIQVQSNITGETLPLAQVTNGFKTVWRDGILKREDREWTIKAQADPLPGELASELFNRVRPKIEAIDLPQGYRLEWDGEYGQSKESNEMLASTIPLGFLAMVLIVIVLFNALKQPIIIWLVVPLALIGVVFGLVTTQIPLEFMGILGLLSLSGLLIKNAIVLVDQMDMEIRQGKAAYNAIIDSANSRVRPVMMGTLTTVLGVIPLYFDAFFQSMSVVLVFGLLFATLLTLIVIPVLYAIFMNVKQNQ; from the coding sequence ATGGATTTAGCAAAATGGACAATCAATAATAAATTAATTAGCACCATACTCATTATTTTAACGCTAGGGTTTGGTTTTTCATCCTATAAAAATATGGCGCGGTTTGAAGACCCCGAATTTATAATTCGCACCGCGCAAGTGTTTGTCTCGTACTCAGGTGCAAGCCCACTAGAAGTTGCAAAAGAGGTCACTGAGCCACTTGAACGTGCAATTCAAGAACTACAAGAAGTTGATACTATATCATCCACCTCATCTACAGGTTTATCTGAAATTAAAGTAGAGATTAAATCAGAGTTTTCCCCGACTAAATCTGAGTTGCAAGTTATTTGGACTAAGCTCAGAAACAAAATAAATGACACACGTCCAACATTACCGCCTGGTACTGGCACGCCACAAGTTTATGACGATTTTGGTGATGTGTATGGCTTGAGCTATTTAATAACCGCCGAAGGGTACTCACCCGACGAGTTACATGCCTACGCTAAAGATTTGCAAAGTGACATTTTACAAGTAGAGGGCGTAGCCAAAGTTGCTATGACAGGCGTGCAGCAAGAAGGCATATTTGTAGAAATAGCTCGTGAAGAGTTAGCCTCTTTAGGCGTGTCTATTAATAATATTTACGGCATTTTAGATGAGCAAAACGCTGTATTGAGCGCTGGTAACACTCAAATTGGCGATCAACGTATTTTTATCGACCCTACCGGAGAAATAAACTCCGTTGATACCATTAAAAATCTATTGGTTAGTGCCAGCGGTGAAGGTAAAACAATTTATCTTAAAGATATTGCCAATGTATACCGTGGCTTTCAAAGTCCAGCAACCAAGTTAGTCCGTTATAACTCTAAACCTGCAATTTCACTTGGGGTCGCCAGTGTATTGGGCGCTAATGTGGTTAAAGTATTTGACCGCGTTGATGACAAAGTAAAACAAACTGAAAACCTCAGACCGCTGGGTATCACAGTGCATGAGTTTTACCACCAAGGTAAAGTAGTACAAGATTCAGTCGACAACTTTGTAGTGAATGTTTTAGTCGCACTGGTGATCGTAATGGTTACCCTGCTGCTATTTATGGGTTTGCGCTCAGGAATTATTATTGGCGCAGTATTACTGCTAACCATTTTTGCGACCCTTGCGACCATGGATTTGAGCGGTATACCCATGCATCGAATTTCTCTTGGAGCGCTGATTATCGCGTTAGGAATGATGGTTGATAACGCCATAGTTGTGACCGAAGGGATTTTAGTTGGTACACAAAAAGGCCGTAAAAAGTTAGACATTGCCAGCGAAGTCGTCAAGCAAACTAAGTGGCCACTACTGGGTGGTACCTTGGTAGGCATTGTTGCTTTTGCGCCTATTGGTCTTGCCCCAGGTGATACCGCTGAATTTACCGGTCATTTATTCTGGGTTATTTTAATTTCTTTATTATACAGCTGGTTATTTGCCATTACCCTAACTCCCTTATTTTGTTATTGCTTGTTTAAAGAGCAAGATAACGACACCTCAGGCTCAGCAAAACCGAATAAACTCATGGCGTTATATCAATCTGTTGTGGTTTCGGCATTGCATCACCGCTGGCTTAGTATTGCCATTGTGGTTGCCACTTTTAGTGTGTCTATGTGGGGATTTCAATTTGTAAAATCAGGTTTTTTCCCAGCTTCTACCACACCGCAAATGGTGGTTGATTTTTGGCTACCACAAGGCACCGATATTGAAAAAACCAAAAGAGATATGCTCAAGTTAGAGAAATTTGTAAAGCAACAAAATGGCGTTGAAGGTATACAAACGCTTATTGGCGGCGGCGGTCTTCGCTACATGCTTATTTATGGTAGTGAGTCACCAAATAGTTCTTATGGGCAAATTTTAGCTAAAGTCGATGACTACAAAAAGCTAGATCAACTTTTACCTACCGTACAAAATTACATTGACGATAACTTTGTCGATGCTCAAGGCAAAGCATGGCGCTTTGTAATGGGCCCTGGTGGGGGCTCTAAAATAGAAGCCACATTTAAAGGGCCCGACCCAGATGTATTAAGAGAGCTAGCTGCACAAGCAAAAGGAATATTAATTGATGATGGCGGCGCTCTATCAATTAAAGATACATGGCGACAACGCATTAGTGTTATTGAGCCACAGTATTCTGCCATTAATGCACAGCGCGCTGGTGTAACGCGTAAAGCGGTTGCTGAAGCCTTACAGCAAAATTTTTCGGGGCAAATCGTTGGGCAGTATCGTGAAGGTGAAGAGCTCATTCCTATTATTGTTAGAGCGCCACAAGCTGAACGTGTAGACATAAACGATATTGGAAATATTCAAGTGCAAAGCAATATAACCGGTGAAACACTGCCCCTTGCGCAAGTAACCAATGGGTTTAAAACCGTCTGGCGCGATGGTATTTTAAAGCGTGAAGACCGCGAATGGACTATAAAAGCCCAAGCCGATCCACTACCAGGTGAACTAGCCTCAGAGTTATTTAATCGGGTAAGGCCTAAAATAGAAGCCATTGACCTACCTCAAGGGTATCGACTTGAATGGGATGGCGAATACGGACAATCGAAAGAATCTAACGAAATGCTGGCCTCAACTATTCCGCTGGGCTTTTTAGCCATGGTGCTGATTGTTATTGTGTTATTTAACGCTTTAAAACAACCAATTATTATTTGGCTTGTCGTGCCATTAGCCTTAATTGGTGTTGTTTTTGGACTGGTAACCACACAAATTCCACTAGAGTTTATGGGCATATTAGGATTGCTATCGCTCTCTGGTTTGTTAATTAAAAATGCCATTGTATTAGTAGATCAAATGGACATGGAAATTCGCCAAGGTAAAGCTGCATATAATGCCATTATCGATTCGGCAAATAGTCGGGTAAGACCGGTAATGATGGGAACACTGACCACGGTGTTAGGGGTTATTCCACTGTATTTTGATGCATTTTTCCAATCAATGTCTGTGGTTTTAGTATTTGGATTACTGTTTGCTACCCTGCTGACTTTAATCGTGATACCCGTGCTATATGCTATTTTTATGAATGTTAAACAAAATCAGTAA
- a CDS encoding cytochrome b: MNTITKYSASSILIHWAMALIILSMLFLGLSMVQSLAVWQVEAIQLHKSFGVLALILVTIRLINKVLYKSPALPQSVPKAQALAAHLTQVGLYASMILMPISGWLMQSADERSVSFFGIFTLPNLVSKNIETYTFFREAHGLIAYAFLLFIFMHVSAALYHGLIKQDGVLGSMLPGKHK; this comes from the coding sequence ATGAACACAATTACTAAATACTCAGCGTCGAGTATACTTATTCACTGGGCAATGGCATTAATTATACTTTCTATGTTATTTCTTGGTTTATCGATGGTACAAAGTTTAGCCGTATGGCAAGTAGAAGCTATACAACTACATAAATCGTTTGGCGTGTTAGCACTGATATTAGTTACAATAAGATTAATTAATAAAGTACTGTATAAAAGCCCTGCATTACCCCAAAGTGTGCCTAAAGCACAAGCTTTAGCGGCACATTTAACCCAAGTGGGCTTATATGCGTCTATGATTTTAATGCCAATTTCAGGCTGGTTAATGCAAAGTGCTGACGAACGTTCTGTGAGCTTTTTTGGTATATTTACTTTGCCTAATTTAGTTAGTAAAAATATTGAGACCTATACGTTTTTTCGTGAAGCACATGGCCTCATTGCTTATGCATTTTTACTGTTTATTTTTATGCATGTAAGCGCTGCACTTTATCATGGTTTAATAAAGCAAGATGGCGTATTGGGCTCTATGTTACCGGGTAAGCATAAATAA
- the hisF gene encoding imidazole glycerol phosphate synthase subunit HisF — protein MLSKRIIPCLDVKDGQVVKGVKFKGHEIVGDILTMAKAYSDAGADELVFYEISASVEKRLLDVNWVENIARHIDIPFCVAGGIKSVADAARVLERGADKISINSPAIARPELIKELHDEFGKQCVVVGIDSFYDEVTGEYLVYQLTGDPNASSRTRYKTEEWVKRVQDLGAGEIVLNCMNQDGVRNGYDNEQLSKIRQLCDIPLIASGGAGSMQDFVDVFQQSEVDGALAASVFHKNVINIGELKQYLTDNQVAARLCN, from the coding sequence ATGTTATCAAAACGCATAATCCCGTGTTTAGATGTAAAGGACGGCCAAGTAGTAAAAGGCGTTAAATTTAAAGGCCATGAAATAGTGGGCGATATTTTAACAATGGCAAAAGCATACAGCGATGCTGGTGCCGATGAACTGGTTTTTTACGAAATCAGCGCAAGTGTTGAAAAGCGCCTACTTGATGTTAACTGGGTTGAAAACATTGCCCGCCACATTGATATTCCATTTTGTGTGGCTGGCGGTATTAAATCGGTAGCCGATGCAGCACGGGTTTTAGAGCGTGGTGCCGATAAAATAAGTATCAACAGCCCTGCTATTGCACGCCCTGAACTCATAAAAGAGCTACACGATGAATTTGGTAAGCAATGTGTTGTTGTAGGTATTGACAGCTTTTACGATGAAGTAACCGGCGAATACTTAGTGTATCAATTAACCGGCGATCCTAATGCATCAAGCCGCACCCGTTATAAAACCGAAGAATGGGTTAAACGCGTACAAGACTTAGGTGCAGGCGAAATCGTTTTAAATTGTATGAACCAAGATGGTGTTCGCAACGGTTACGACAACGAGCAACTCAGCAAAATACGCCAGCTGTGTGATATTCCTTTAATCGCCTCAGGCGGTGCAGGCAGTATGCAAGACTTTGTTGATGTCTTTCAACAAAGCGAAGTCGATGGCGCATTGGCAGCAAGCGTTTTTCACAAAAATGTGATTAACATTGGCGAATTAAAACAATATTTAACCGATAACCAAGTGGCAGCAAGATTATGCAATTAA
- the hisIE gene encoding bifunctional phosphoribosyl-AMP cyclohydrolase/phosphoribosyl-ATP diphosphatase HisIE, translating to MQLTQQNQTQVDFAKSEMIPAIVQDARSGVILMQGFMNSEALKVTLESNKVTFYSRSKSRLWTKGESSEYFLNVVSVHTDCDYDSILVMANPEGPTCHLGTQSCFGDDAKPSLSFLAQLEDVIVERKNDDPSKSYTASLFAEDLSRSCQKVGEEGVEVALAAMKHDNNELTNESADLLYHLVVLLQRQGLELTDVVACLQGRHK from the coding sequence ATGCAATTAACACAACAAAACCAAACCCAAGTTGATTTTGCTAAAAGCGAAATGATCCCTGCTATTGTTCAAGATGCCCGCTCTGGCGTTATTTTAATGCAAGGCTTTATGAACAGCGAAGCGTTAAAAGTTACGCTTGAGAGCAATAAAGTGACCTTTTATTCGCGCTCTAAATCGCGTTTATGGACCAAAGGCGAGTCATCAGAATACTTTTTAAACGTGGTATCGGTGCATACTGATTGTGACTACGACTCAATTTTAGTAATGGCTAACCCAGAGGGCCCAACGTGCCACTTAGGCACACAAAGCTGCTTTGGCGATGATGCTAAACCAAGCTTAAGCTTTTTAGCACAATTAGAAGATGTCATTGTTGAGCGTAAAAATGATGACCCATCAAAAAGCTACACTGCGTCACTGTTCGCAGAAGACTTAAGCCGTAGCTGTCAAAAAGTAGGTGAAGAAGGTGTAGAAGTGGCACTTGCAGCAATGAAACATGACAACAATGAACTTACCAACGAATCGGCCGATTTGTTGTATCATCTCGTTGTACTACTACAACGCCAAGGGTTAGAACTCACTGATGTAGTTGCTTGCCTACAAGGTCGTCATAAGTAA